The genomic region TGAAGGCGCTCCCCTGCTAAGGGAGTATACGGCTTAAAACCGTATCGAGGGTTCGAATCCCTTCCTCTCCTTCTCGACTCAACGTTCTGCCCTGGCACAGAGCTTTTGAAACGCATAAAGAGCTCGCTTCACCGCCTCGCAGAAAAATGAAAAAAGAGTCGAAAAAGTGCTTGCAAGACTGAAAAGGCGGTGTTAATAAAATGACCACGCCGGACGGAAGAACGGCAGCAAGCACATAGCACGCACCTGTAGCTCAACTGGATAGAGCAATGGTCTACGGAACCATAGGTTGGAGGTTCGAACCCTTCCAGGTGCACTTCGAAACGCTCTTAGGCTTCTAAGAGCGTTTCTTTGTTTTCGGAGTAAGGTCTTACATTGGCACGAAAGAACGTCGACACCATCTATATGATGCAGGCTCTGGAAGAAGCGGAGCGCGCGCAGGCCGAGGGCGAAGTCCCGGTGGGCGCGGTCGTTGTTCATGATGGCCAGGTCATCGCTCGCGGCTTTAATCGGCGCGAGAGCTGGCAAGACCCCACTGCCCACGCCGAGCTTATCGCGGTGCGACGCGCCGCCGAGGCTCTGGGTAGCTGGAGACTCCATGAATGTACGGTCTACGTGACCTTAGAGCCCTGTCCGATGTGCGCGGGAATGTTAGTGAACGCGCGGGTAGGACGGGTGGTCTTCGGAGCACGTGACCCGAAAGCCGGCGCAATGCGCTCGCTGTACGCGATGGGCGAAGATCCTCGATTGAACCATCGAATTGAGGTCAAAGAAGGTGTCCTTTCAGCGGCCTGCGGGCGAGTTTTGAGCGAGTTTTTCCGCACCATTCGCGAGAGACGTAAGGCGACGGTAAGTGAAGATGATTCATCAACTCAGGAATCATCTTAAGTGCGGAGGGGTGGCCGAGTGGTCGAAGGCGCTTGATTCGAAATCAAGTGTACCTTCACGGGTACCGTGGGTTCGAATCCCACCCCCTCCGTTGTTTATGCTCTTAAGATCTCGAAGGATGAGATCTTTTTGGAGAGGTGGCCGAGTGGCTGAAGGCGCACGCTTGGAAAGCGTGTATACGTTAACCGCGTATCGAGGGTTCGAATCCCTCTCTCTCCGCTCGACTCGGGTGGCCGGTTGACGGTTCACCCGGGGCCCCGCTAGGGTGGGGTTGTTCGACCCCTGAGCGGCCAGTGCGACCGCTGGCCTGGCACCCCGTCAGGTCCGGGAGGAAGCAGCGGACCAGGTTCAGGGTGTGCGCTGGCCGCTTGAGGGTCGAACGTGTTTAGTCCTACGAATCCCGCGATGCCTTTCAAAAAGGTGTCGCGGGATTTTTTTTTGCCCGAAATTCAGCGGATTTTGAGCCATCGGGCGGCGAACTGGCGAGTTCGATTGACCCGGCTCGCGTCGCGGTGCTAACAGGGCCGGGCTCGACGCGGCAGGAAGCTGGTGGAAAACCAGCGCTGCCCCCGCAACTGTGATCGGCGATGAGCGTGTCATATCCCACTGGTTCTGCATTCAGAGTCGGGAAGGGGACGCGTGAAGATGACCCGAGAGCCAGGATATTGCTGCGTGGAGATAGTTTCCCCCAATCGCTTCGGGAAGGTGGCGAGAGGAACGCAGCAGATCGAGCGCAGGCGCGCCGATCCTTGAGGTCTGAGGCCAGCTGGCCCGGGCGTTGAGTTGGGGTTGTCCCGCTGCCGACCTTCGATCGCCATCCGAAGCACGCTGTGATGGAGATCGAGATGAAGACGCTGAAAAATCGGGTGGATTTGATGGCGCTGGTGCTGGCCGCGGGCCTGTCGCTTGTGGCCTGTGGTGAGACTGACGAGCCGGCCGAGGTAGACTGCTCGACCATGCCATGCGACCCGGAGCCCGAGGAGCAGGGCATCGAGGTGGCCGGGGAGTGGGAGACGAACTTCGGCGGTCAGGAGACGATCACCGAGGAGGTCTGGGGCCCGATGCTGCTGACCGAGTACGACAACGCCGCGCGCGAGGCGATCACGCAGAACACCCCCGACGCTGAGTACGGCCCCAACACCTACAACGTGATCGTGTGGACCGAGCCGGTCGACGATTCCTTCTATTACTGCATGGTGGCCTTCGATCAGGAGACGGTGGAAGAGGCCCGTGCGATCGAAGCGGAGGCCGACGCCAGCGATCCGGAGAACGGGGGCTGCGGTGGCTTCTCCTGGACGAAGATGACGCGTCTATGAAGCATTCGGCAGCGAAACTCCTGAGCACGTTGATGCTGGCCGCCGGGGGGGCGGTGGGCTGCGGAGAAGCCGTGGACCCGGTCGATGAGACGCCGTGGTGGGAGGGGCTTCCTTACGCCACCGAAGTTGTTTCGTTTGTGCCTGGCGAGGGCTCGGGATTTGGGGAGCAGGCGATGCCCGAGGTCGTGCTGGGGCCGCCCCAGGGCAAAGGCGATCGCGCGGCTTCTCTCGATGTGCTCAGCCTTGGCGATGGCGGGGAGATCGTACTGGGCTTTGGCGATCAGACGATCGTCGACGGCCCCGGCCCGGACTTCGTGGTCTTTGAGAACGCGTTTTATGCCGATGGCGATCCGGAGCAGATTTTTGCGGAGCTCGGCCAGGTCGCCGTGAGCGAGGATGGGGAGACGTGGGTGAGTTTTGCCTGCGATTTTACCCCTGACGACGCGCCGCCTTATACCGGGTGTGCCGGCTGGACGCCGACCCGGGAGTACGATGCGCTGGAGCATCCAACGCTCTCTCTGGAGATCAGCGGCGGCGATGGTTTTGACCTCGCTGACGCAGGCTTAAGCCAGGCGCGCTACGTGCGCATCAAGGACCTCTGGGGCGTGGGTGCCACCCCCAGCCAGGGCTTTGATCTGGACGCCGTGGGCATCCTGAACGCCGAGTAAGTTCGTCTCTACAATCACGAAAAAGGCCGCGCTCCTTGAGAGGGGCGCGGCCTTTTTTTGTGTTTTGAGCCTCCGAAGAGGCTTTATTTGATCCTGAGAGGATCAATAACCGCGCTCGGCCATATCTTCGCCGTCGGGGGCATCTTCGACGATGGTCGCCAGGCCGCTGACCTGCACGTCGACATCGAGGGTACGATTGGCGATGCGCTCAAGGATCTCTTTCTTGACCTCAGCCAGCGGCAGCGTGCCGCGGCGGCCGTCTTTGTAGGTGCGCAGCGCCACGTTATGGGCCTCGGCCTCCCGGCCGCCGATGACCAGCATGTAGGGGATCTTTTTGGTCTCGGCTTCGCGGATCTTAAAGCCCATCTTCTCGCTGCGATCGTCGACTTCGACGCGCACACCGGAGCGCTTGAGATCGCGGGCGACCTCCCAGGCGTAGTCGTTCTGCTCGTCGGTGATGGGAACGATGACCGCCTGCACCGGGGCAAGCCAGGTGGGGAAGGCGCCGGCCAGGTGCTCCAGCAGGATGGCGAAGAAGCGCTCCAGGCTGCCGGCGATCGCGCGGTGAATAACGATCGGAGTGCGCTCGGCGTTGTCACTCGCCGTGTAGGTGAGCTCAAAACGCCGCGGCAGCTGGAAGTCGAGCTGGATGGTGGCGCACTGCCAGGAGCGGCCCAGGCAGTCGCGCACCTGGAAGTCGATCTTCGGGCCATAGAAGGCGCCGTCGCCTTCGTTGATGGTGAAGGGCTTGCCGGCGGCGTTGAGCGCCTCTTTCAGCGCGCCTTCGGCCTTATCCCAGAGCTCCACCTCGCCCATAAAATCTTCGGGGCGCGTGGAGATCTCCACGTCGTACTCCATGTTGAACATGCCGTAGGTGCGCTCGACGAGCTCCAGGAGCATGGAGATCTCCTGGGTGATGTGCTCCTCGGTGGTGAAGATATGCGCATCATCCTGGCAGAACTGGCGAACGCGGGTGGCGCCGCCGAGCGCGCCGGGGAGCTCGTTGCGGTGCAGGTGCCCGAACTCGGCGACACGCAGCGGAAGCTCGCGGTAGGAGCGTTTTTTGCTCTTGAAGTAGAGCATCGTGTCCGGGCAGTTCATCGGTTTGAGGCAGTAGTTCTGACCGTGGGCCTCAAGCTTGAACATGGTGTCCTGGTAGTGCTCCAGGTGGCCGGACTGCGCAAAGAGATCTTCGTGGTAGATCAGCGGGTTGCTGATCTCCTCGTAGCCCTGCTCGGCCTCGATCTCGCGAAAATAGTTCTGGAGCTGGCGGTAGGAGGTCCAACCTTTGGGGCGCCAGAAGATCGAGCCCGGGGAGAGGCGGTTAAAATCAAAAAGCTCCAGCTCGCGGGCCAGCTTACGGTGGTCGCGGCGCTTGGCCTCTTCGAGCATCAGCAGGTACTGGTCGAGCTCGTCGCGGGTCGGAAAGGCGGTGCCGTAGACGCGCTGGAGCATCGGCTGGTTTTCATCGCCTCGCCAGTAGGCGCCGGCGACCTTGAGCAGCTTGAAGTTCTTGCACTGCTTGGAGTAGCGCACGTGCGGGCCGGCGCAGAGATCGATGAGCGGGCCGCTCTCGTAGGTAGAGACTGTGTCGCCCTCGATGCCCTCAATGAGCTCGAGCTTGTAGGGCTGATCTTTGAAAAACTCGCGGGCCTTATCTTTATCCCACTCCTCGTATTTGAAGGGGACATTGGATTTGACGAGTTTGGTCATTCGCTCCTCGATCTCCTCAAAATCGTCGGGAGAGAGGGCGCGGGGGAGCTCAAAGTCGTAGTAGAAGCCGTCTTTGATCGGCGGTCCGATGGCCAGGCGAGCGTCGGGGAACATCTCGAGGATCGCGGCGGCCATCAGGTGGGCGGTGGAGTGGCGGACCCGATACAGCTTATCGGCGCGTTTATCGTTGGGTGCTTCCGCCATGGGGCTCTCCTGGGGTAAGAGGTCAATCATCATCGTGATGGCGTGCTGCGGGCGTTTCGGCGCAGCACAGCTTGAGTCGAAATCGATTCGAGCGCGCGTGAGCGCTTCACGCAGTGACTTAGACTTAGCCCGAAAGGCCGGCGAGCGTAAAGTGCAGCGAGGGGAAAGTCGATGGGGAGAGGGGGATGTGAAGGCGCAGCTTGACGATCTGCGTCTCGATCCCATTGAATAGCGCGGCCCGCGACGATGTTTGAGCCAGTTCCCCGGTCCCAGTGCCTTTCGAAGCGCGGGGCTGGCCTTGAAAAAGTAGACCCACAGAGATCCTGGAGACGAAGTGATGAAGCGAAACGAGCGGTTTAAGAGGTCGGCCCTGGTGCTGGCGATGGTGGCGATGGTGGTGGCGCTCCTGGGGTGCGACTCGGGCTCGGAGGAGGCCGCCCAGGCGGAGTCGCCCGAGGCGACCGCCGAGGGAGCCGCGGCCGATGAAGCTCCGGCGCAGGGCGAAGCCCCCGGTCAGGGCGGGTCGGCAGCGCCGGCGGTGGAGTACCCCGGCGTGGATCTCTCGAAGCTGGGCGCGGCCGAGCGTGCTCGCCTGACCGAGATGGCCGAGGGTGAGCTCTGCCCCTGCCCCGACAGCACCGAGAGCCTCAATGAGTGCATGCAGAAAGAGGAGCGCTGCGAGGAGGCCGAGACGGCGTTTACGACCATGGCCACCGCGCTGGCCGAAGGCGCTGGCGAGGAGGCGCAGCAGCGCGTCGCCGAGCAGCAGAATGACGAAGAGCGCGTGCACAACTTCGTGCTCGAAGGCGTGCCGGTCAAAGGCTCGGCTGAGGCCGACGTGAAGATCGTGGAGTTTGCCGACTTCCAGTGTGGCTACTGCCGCATGGCCGCCGGCGTGCTCAGCGCGGTGCACGAGCAGCTGGGCGATGATGTGGGCATCTACTTCAAGCAGTTCCCGCTCGGGAGCCCGCTCTCAGATCTGGCAGCGCGCGCGACCAACGCCGCGCATAAGCAGGATCGCTTCTGGCAGATGCACGACCTGATCTTCGCCAACCAGCAGCAGTTCAGCCCGCAGCGTCTGGAGGCCTACGCGCGTCAGCTGGGCCTGAACTACGAGCGCTTCCAGGAAGACCTGAAGTCGCAGGAGATCGGTGCGCTGGTCGCCCGCGATCGTCAGGAAGGTATGGCCGCGGGCGTGAAAGGAACGCCGAGCCTCTTCATTAACGGCAAGCGCTACACCGGTCAGCTCACGCCGGAGGCCATCGTGGCTGCGGTCCGGGCTGAGGCGGCTGCCGAATAAGGTCTGTGTGACCTGAAAGGTTGAGTTGAGCGTTATTCACAGGGCGCGCGCGTCAGCGCGCGCCCTGTGCGATCCAGTCCTCGATGCGTTCGATCTCATCGAGGCTCAAGGGGGGCGCGTCGCTGTAGGGCGGAGGCTGCACGGTGAAGCGACGTCGGGGGTAATCCGGCAGGATCTTATGCATCAGGTACGAGCTTGCCGGCTCAAAAGGCATCAACAGAGGGGCATCGACCTGGGTGGAGCGGGTCTGGCGAAGCGTCTCGGGCGTAAGCTCCGGGAGCTGCCAGGTGGGATCGTTGTGACAGCCGTTGCAGGAGTGCTCGAAGAGTGGCGCGATGTCGCTCCAGGTCACTGGCGGGCGATCCAGGGGCGGTGATGCCGGAAGGGTCGCGTCGGTAAAGCGCTCCGGGGCCGGGGTGTTGGGGAAGAGCGGCGCGCCGGTGACGCTGCGAAGGTTCG from Lujinxingia vulgaris harbors:
- a CDS encoding thioredoxin domain-containing protein; translation: MKRNERFKRSALVLAMVAMVVALLGCDSGSEEAAQAESPEATAEGAAADEAPAQGEAPGQGGSAAPAVEYPGVDLSKLGAAERARLTEMAEGELCPCPDSTESLNECMQKEERCEEAETAFTTMATALAEGAGEEAQQRVAEQQNDEERVHNFVLEGVPVKGSAEADVKIVEFADFQCGYCRMAAGVLSAVHEQLGDDVGIYFKQFPLGSPLSDLAARATNAAHKQDRFWQMHDLIFANQQQFSPQRLEAYARQLGLNYERFQEDLKSQEIGALVARDRQEGMAAGVKGTPSLFINGKRYTGQLTPEAIVAAVRAEAAAE
- the tadA gene encoding tRNA adenosine(34) deaminase TadA encodes the protein MARKNVDTIYMMQALEEAERAQAEGEVPVGAVVVHDGQVIARGFNRRESWQDPTAHAELIAVRRAAEALGSWRLHECTVYVTLEPCPMCAGMLVNARVGRVVFGARDPKAGAMRSLYAMGEDPRLNHRIEVKEGVLSAACGRVLSEFFRTIRERRKATVSEDDSSTQESS
- the thrS gene encoding threonine--tRNA ligase, encoding MAEAPNDKRADKLYRVRHSTAHLMAAAILEMFPDARLAIGPPIKDGFYYDFELPRALSPDDFEEIEERMTKLVKSNVPFKYEEWDKDKAREFFKDQPYKLELIEGIEGDTVSTYESGPLIDLCAGPHVRYSKQCKNFKLLKVAGAYWRGDENQPMLQRVYGTAFPTRDELDQYLLMLEEAKRRDHRKLARELELFDFNRLSPGSIFWRPKGWTSYRQLQNYFREIEAEQGYEEISNPLIYHEDLFAQSGHLEHYQDTMFKLEAHGQNYCLKPMNCPDTMLYFKSKKRSYRELPLRVAEFGHLHRNELPGALGGATRVRQFCQDDAHIFTTEEHITQEISMLLELVERTYGMFNMEYDVEISTRPEDFMGEVELWDKAEGALKEALNAAGKPFTINEGDGAFYGPKIDFQVRDCLGRSWQCATIQLDFQLPRRFELTYTASDNAERTPIVIHRAIAGSLERFFAILLEHLAGAFPTWLAPVQAVIVPITDEQNDYAWEVARDLKRSGVRVEVDDRSEKMGFKIREAETKKIPYMLVIGGREAEAHNVALRTYKDGRRGTLPLAEVKKEILERIANRTLDVDVQVSGLATIVEDAPDGEDMAERGY